From the genome of Streptomyces sp. V1I1, one region includes:
- a CDS encoding YbhB/YbcL family Raf kinase inhibitor-like protein, which yields MTELKRAPLPHDFHPAVPSFTVVSDDIAPGSVLKDAQVYAAGNTSPHLRWEGFPAETRSFAVTCFDPDAPTGSGFWHWVLFDIPASVTELPAGAGSGKFEGLPEGAVQVRNDYGSKDFGGAAPPAGENHRYVFTVYAVDSEKLGPDADVPPAAVGFNLRFHTLARAQLIAEYEGPS from the coding sequence GTGACCGAGCTCAAGAGGGCGCCGCTTCCGCACGACTTTCATCCGGCGGTGCCGTCGTTCACGGTGGTGAGTGATGACATCGCGCCGGGGTCGGTGCTGAAGGACGCCCAGGTCTACGCGGCGGGCAACACCTCGCCGCACCTGCGGTGGGAGGGTTTCCCGGCCGAGACCAGGAGCTTCGCCGTGACGTGCTTCGATCCGGATGCGCCCACGGGCAGCGGGTTCTGGCACTGGGTGCTCTTCGACATCCCGGCGTCGGTCACTGAGCTGCCTGCGGGTGCGGGCAGCGGGAAGTTCGAGGGGCTGCCCGAGGGCGCGGTTCAGGTCCGTAACGACTATGGGTCGAAGGACTTCGGCGGCGCCGCTCCGCCGGCCGGTGAGAACCACCGCTATGTGTTCACGGTGTACGCGGTGGACAGCGAGAAGCTCGGCCCGGACGCGGATGTCCCGCCCGCGGCCGTGGGGTTCAATCTGCGGTTCCACACGCTTGCCCGTGCGCAGCTGATCGCCGAGTACGAGGGTCCCTCGTAG